From Longimicrobium sp., one genomic window encodes:
- a CDS encoding BlaI/MecI/CopY family transcriptional regulator, with amino-acid sequence MIHGDTPESLRIHDTVRLSAKGLAKVLGDLEARVMQAVWDIGRPVPARAVHERIAREHSVTIHTVITVLNKLVEKGLLRRAKRDELLHYDACLTEAEFRAQASRRLMEGILSFGPEAVTASFVDVLADQHPEQLAELARLIQRRLAETAGADVARMAG; translated from the coding sequence ATGATCCACGGCGACACACCGGAATCGCTCCGCATCCACGACACGGTGCGCCTCTCCGCCAAGGGGCTGGCCAAGGTGCTGGGCGACCTCGAAGCGCGGGTGATGCAGGCCGTCTGGGACATCGGGCGGCCGGTGCCCGCGCGCGCGGTGCACGAACGGATCGCGCGCGAGCACAGCGTGACGATCCACACCGTCATCACCGTGCTCAACAAGCTGGTGGAGAAGGGTCTCCTCCGCCGCGCCAAGCGCGACGAGCTCCTCCACTACGACGCCTGCCTCACCGAAGCCGAGTTCCGCGCCCAGGCGTCGCGCCGGCTGATGGAAGGCATCCTGTCGTTCGGCCCCGAAGCAGTGACCGCCTCGTTCGTCGACGTCCTGGCCGACCAGCACCCCGAACAGCTCGCCGAGCTGGCCCGCCTCATCCAGCGCCGCCTGGCCGAAACCGCCGGCGCAGATGTGGCTCGCATGGCCGGATGA
- a CDS encoding TonB-dependent receptor, with the protein MRRFTLLLLLLILPSCLAAQDTVRVTVLVRAGDAPAAGATVRAEAVTVRTDAEGTATLRLVPGERTIAVSKLGFAPRRLTLRLRADTTVAVALAEAAEELEEIVVTSTRTGQRIEDEPTRVEVLTREEVEEKMLMTPGDISMMLNETSGLRVQTTSPSLGGASVRVQGLSGRYTQILSDGLPLYGGQSGALGLLQIPPMDLGQVEVIKGAASALYGSSALGGVVNLVSRRPGEEAARELLLNQTTRNGTDVVGFAAAPLTERWGYSLLASVHRQAEADVDGDRWTDMPGYRRAVLRPRLFWDDGAGRNVFITAGATAEDREGGGRVPAGDFPETLETRRGDVGAVGRILMGDRLLAVRASAMAQSHAHGFGDVREDDLHSTGFAEAAYSGTGGGHTWVVGAALQAEGYRARDVSGFDYTYVTPSLFAQEEFAPAEWITLSLAGRADWHSEYGAFLNPRLSLLLRPAGWTVRGSVGTGYFAPTPFTEETESIGLSRVRPLDGLEAERALTASLDVGRSIGPVEVNATVFGSRTQNALQLVESAVPGMLELVNAAGPTRTHGSELLVRWHQGPFHVTGTHTFIRSREDDPDGPGRRQVPLTPRHAVGLVGMWESEDAGRVGVEFYYTGRQALEDNPFRTESRPYLVLGLLAERRIGHARAFINLENLLDVRQTRFDPLVLPARSAEGRWTTDVWAPLEGRVINAGVRLDL; encoded by the coding sequence ATGCGCCGATTCACGCTCCTGCTTCTCCTGCTCATCCTACCCTCCTGCCTCGCCGCGCAGGATACCGTCCGCGTCACCGTCCTGGTGAGGGCCGGGGATGCGCCTGCCGCGGGTGCAACGGTGCGCGCGGAGGCGGTCACGGTGCGCACCGACGCGGAGGGCACCGCCACCCTCCGCCTGGTGCCGGGCGAGCGGACGATCGCGGTGTCCAAGCTGGGCTTCGCGCCGCGGCGTCTCACTCTGCGCCTGCGCGCCGACACCACGGTGGCCGTCGCGCTGGCGGAAGCGGCGGAGGAGCTGGAGGAGATCGTGGTGACTTCCACGCGCACGGGGCAGCGCATCGAGGACGAGCCCACGCGCGTGGAGGTGCTCACGCGCGAGGAGGTCGAAGAGAAGATGCTGATGACGCCCGGCGACATCTCCATGATGCTCAACGAGACCTCCGGGCTCCGCGTGCAGACCACCAGCCCGTCGCTCGGCGGCGCGAGCGTGCGCGTGCAGGGGCTGAGCGGCCGCTACACGCAGATCCTCTCCGACGGGCTTCCGCTGTACGGCGGGCAGTCCGGCGCGCTTGGCCTCCTCCAGATCCCGCCGATGGACCTGGGGCAGGTGGAGGTCATCAAGGGCGCGGCATCGGCCCTGTACGGCTCGTCGGCGCTGGGCGGCGTGGTGAACCTGGTCTCGCGCCGCCCCGGCGAGGAGGCCGCGCGCGAGCTCCTCCTCAACCAGACCACGCGCAACGGCACGGACGTCGTGGGCTTCGCCGCGGCGCCGCTGACGGAGCGCTGGGGCTACTCCCTGCTCGCCAGCGTCCACCGCCAGGCCGAGGCCGACGTGGACGGCGACCGCTGGACGGACATGCCCGGCTACCGGCGCGCCGTCCTGCGCCCGCGCCTCTTCTGGGACGACGGCGCGGGGCGGAACGTCTTCATCACCGCCGGCGCGACGGCGGAGGACCGCGAGGGCGGCGGCCGTGTGCCCGCGGGCGACTTCCCCGAGACGCTGGAGACGCGGCGCGGCGACGTAGGCGCCGTGGGCCGCATCCTCATGGGCGACCGGCTCCTGGCGGTGCGCGCATCGGCGATGGCGCAGAGCCACGCCCACGGCTTCGGCGACGTGCGCGAGGACGACCTGCACTCCACCGGCTTCGCCGAGGCCGCGTACTCCGGCACCGGCGGCGGGCACACGTGGGTCGTGGGCGCCGCGCTCCAGGCGGAGGGCTACCGCGCGCGCGACGTGAGCGGCTTCGACTACACGTACGTCACGCCGTCGCTTTTCGCGCAGGAGGAGTTCGCGCCCGCGGAGTGGATCACGCTGTCGCTTGCGGGGCGCGCCGATTGGCACAGCGAGTACGGCGCCTTCCTCAACCCGCGCCTCTCGCTCCTGCTGCGCCCGGCCGGGTGGACGGTGCGCGGCTCGGTGGGCACCGGCTACTTCGCGCCTACGCCCTTCACCGAGGAGACCGAGTCCATTGGCCTCTCGCGCGTCCGCCCGCTGGACGGTCTTGAGGCGGAGCGCGCCCTCACCGCGTCGCTGGACGTGGGACGCAGCATCGGGCCGGTGGAGGTGAACGCGACGGTCTTCGGGTCGCGCACGCAGAACGCGCTGCAACTCGTGGAGAGCGCCGTGCCCGGGATGCTGGAGTTGGTGAACGCGGCGGGCCCCACGCGCACGCACGGGAGCGAGCTGCTCGTGCGCTGGCACCAGGGGCCCTTTCACGTGACGGGCACGCACACCTTCATCCGCTCGCGCGAGGACGACCCCGACGGCCCCGGCCGCCGCCAGGTGCCCCTCACGCCGCGCCACGCCGTAGGCTTGGTCGGGATGTGGGAATCGGAAGATGCAGGGCGAGTTGGCGTCGAGTTCTACTACACGGGCCGCCAGGCGCTGGAGGACAACCCGTTCCGCACCGAGAGCCGTCCCTACCTGGTCCTCGGGCTCCTCGCCGAGCGCCGCATCGGCCACGCGCGCGCCTTCATCAACCTGGAGAACCTGCTGGACGTGCGGCAGACGCGTTTCGACCCGCTCGTGCTTCCCGCGCGCTCCGCCGAGGGACGCTGGACGACGGACGTGTGGGCGCCGCTGGAGGGGCGGGTCATCAACGCGGGGGTGCGGCTGGATCTGTAG
- a CDS encoding PAS domain S-box protein codes for MTHTLQEILHDPRRLAAVRRVALADAAAETAFDRLSSLVTRILRVPVALVTLVEEDRQLLKGCVGLPEPWASQRETPLSHSFCQYTLGMREALVVEDARLDPRVADNLAIPALSVIAYAGIPLITSQGHALGALCAIDNRPRSWSQEEIGILRDLAASAVTEIELREAAYEIEQEQRRRSSLLESTDEGIFGMDGEGRCTFLNRAGAEMLGYTPREVLGARMHALIHHTRADGTPYPPHHCPVTRTLRTGRAVRIDEDTLWRKDGTPLPVSYSSFPVREGDAVAGAVVTFIDLTQRMRTEAELRLRERAIEAISEGIFITDPNLPDNPIIYANRGAERLTGYPAAEMIGRNCRFLQGPDTDRGEVARLHEAIERREPCAVEFINYRKDGTTYWNALSVSPVHDPAGRLTHFVGVQKDVTERKRIEVELRDREERYRLVSRATNDVIWDWDMTTGELQWNEAVASTFGYPAGTMPSRVEWWYEQIHPDDRDRVVRDIHAAIDRGEEAWTAEYRFRRRDGEYASVLDRGVIARLPGGRALRMIGSMMDVTEDRWRAETQQFLAEASRALGASLDHGTALRAVCDLAVPRMADFCAVYLAQGEDAELEVLARHVDHEAEVVLREHRVPTGGSPPLLAMRGRETVHDPEVSPRNAAPVACTSSVAVPLIARGQTLGALWVGTCESRRRFTLADVATFEDLAGRIAVAVDNAALFAAEQRARTEAEIASQAKSDFVAAMSHELRTPLNATLGYGELMEMGVVGPVTDSQREYLARIRASNQHLLGLIEDVLDFSKVEAGRMTVVRERGDAAGVVENALALVEPQARAKEIRIANRLAPGREYPYVGDEDRVRQVLVNLLSNAVKFTDSGGEIVVEVDVVSEADPEAHPAGRGPWTCIRVHDNGIGIAPEKLEAVFQPFVQAETGHTRTAGGTGLGLTISREFARLMGGDLSLRSVPGEGSCFTLWLATPAAAAEPEAVASVARVGELLQGALDSLMAGCVARMRADPAIPEARELARVDLEDHTAAFLAALAQALVILDEAGESDAESHLLRDGADFRHMVSARHGAQRARLGWTEHALRREYEILTEEIRALVRRGVPPEAARATGALDAVTNLLAQAEASSLAGFHGRAGGGSPARPPGAPDRRTIQRVRRVQ; via the coding sequence ATGACACATACGCTGCAAGAAATCCTTCACGATCCCCGCCGCCTGGCCGCGGTCCGCCGCGTCGCGCTCGCCGACGCGGCGGCGGAGACGGCGTTCGACCGGCTGTCCAGCCTGGTGACGCGCATCCTGCGCGTGCCCGTGGCGCTGGTGACGCTGGTGGAGGAGGACCGGCAGCTTCTCAAGGGGTGCGTCGGCCTCCCCGAGCCATGGGCGTCCCAGCGCGAGACCCCGCTCTCGCACTCCTTCTGCCAGTACACGCTGGGGATGCGGGAGGCCCTCGTGGTGGAGGACGCGCGCCTCGACCCGCGCGTCGCCGACAACCTCGCCATCCCGGCGCTTTCCGTCATCGCGTACGCCGGCATCCCGCTGATCACCTCGCAGGGGCACGCGCTGGGAGCGCTCTGCGCCATCGACAACCGGCCGCGCAGCTGGAGCCAGGAGGAGATCGGCATCCTGCGCGACCTGGCCGCATCGGCCGTCACCGAGATCGAGCTGCGCGAGGCGGCGTACGAGATCGAGCAGGAGCAGCGGCGCCGCTCGTCGCTCCTGGAATCGACCGACGAAGGGATCTTCGGGATGGACGGCGAGGGGCGCTGCACCTTCCTCAACCGCGCGGGCGCCGAGATGCTGGGCTACACGCCCCGCGAGGTGCTGGGTGCGAGGATGCACGCCCTCATCCACCACACCCGCGCCGACGGCACGCCGTACCCGCCGCACCACTGTCCCGTGACGCGGACGCTGCGCACCGGGCGGGCCGTGCGCATCGACGAGGACACGCTCTGGCGCAAGGACGGCACGCCGCTCCCCGTGTCGTACTCGTCGTTCCCGGTGCGCGAGGGCGATGCAGTGGCCGGCGCGGTGGTGACGTTCATCGACCTCACGCAGCGCATGCGCACCGAGGCCGAGCTGCGCCTGCGCGAGCGCGCCATCGAGGCGATCTCGGAGGGGATCTTCATCACCGATCCCAACCTCCCGGACAACCCCATCATCTACGCCAACCGCGGCGCCGAGCGCCTCACCGGCTACCCCGCCGCGGAGATGATCGGCCGCAACTGCCGCTTCCTGCAGGGCCCCGACACGGACCGCGGCGAGGTCGCACGCCTGCACGAGGCGATCGAGCGACGGGAGCCGTGCGCGGTGGAGTTCATCAACTACCGCAAGGACGGCACGACCTACTGGAACGCCCTCTCCGTGAGCCCGGTGCACGACCCGGCCGGGCGGCTGACGCACTTCGTGGGGGTGCAAAAGGACGTCACGGAGCGCAAGCGCATCGAGGTGGAGCTGCGCGACCGCGAGGAGCGCTACCGGCTGGTGTCGCGCGCCACCAACGACGTGATCTGGGACTGGGACATGACCACGGGCGAGCTCCAGTGGAACGAGGCCGTGGCGAGCACCTTCGGCTACCCGGCCGGCACCATGCCCTCGCGGGTTGAATGGTGGTACGAGCAGATCCACCCCGACGACCGCGACCGCGTGGTGCGCGACATCCACGCCGCCATCGACCGGGGCGAGGAGGCGTGGACGGCCGAGTACCGCTTCCGCAGGCGCGACGGCGAATACGCGTCGGTGCTGGACCGCGGCGTCATCGCGCGGCTGCCGGGCGGGCGCGCCCTGCGCATGATCGGCTCGATGATGGACGTGACGGAGGACCGCTGGCGCGCGGAGACGCAGCAGTTCCTGGCGGAGGCGAGCCGCGCGCTGGGCGCCTCGCTGGACCATGGGACGGCGTTGCGCGCGGTGTGCGACCTGGCCGTGCCCCGCATGGCCGACTTCTGCGCGGTGTACCTGGCGCAGGGCGAAGACGCGGAGCTGGAGGTGCTGGCGCGCCACGTGGACCACGAAGCCGAGGTGGTGCTGCGGGAGCACCGCGTGCCCACCGGCGGCAGCCCGCCCCTCCTGGCGATGCGCGGACGCGAGACGGTCCACGACCCCGAGGTCTCCCCGCGCAACGCCGCGCCGGTGGCGTGCACCTCGTCCGTGGCCGTGCCGCTGATCGCGCGCGGGCAGACGCTGGGCGCGCTCTGGGTAGGGACCTGCGAGTCGCGGCGACGCTTCACCCTGGCGGACGTGGCGACGTTCGAGGACCTGGCGGGGCGCATCGCCGTGGCGGTGGACAATGCCGCGCTCTTCGCCGCGGAGCAGAGGGCGCGCACGGAGGCCGAGATCGCCAGCCAGGCCAAGTCCGACTTCGTGGCCGCCATGAGCCACGAGCTGCGCACCCCGCTCAACGCAACGCTGGGCTACGGCGAGCTGATGGAGATGGGCGTCGTCGGGCCCGTGACGGACTCGCAGCGCGAGTACCTGGCCCGCATCCGGGCCAGCAACCAGCACCTGCTGGGGCTGATCGAAGACGTCCTGGACTTCTCCAAGGTCGAGGCCGGGCGCATGACGGTGGTGCGCGAGCGGGGCGACGCCGCGGGGGTGGTGGAGAACGCGCTGGCGCTGGTGGAGCCGCAGGCGCGCGCCAAGGAGATCCGCATCGCCAACCGCCTCGCCCCGGGCCGCGAGTACCCGTACGTGGGGGACGAGGACCGGGTGCGGCAGGTGCTCGTGAACCTCCTCTCCAACGCCGTGAAGTTCACCGACTCCGGCGGCGAGATCGTCGTGGAGGTGGACGTCGTCTCCGAAGCGGACCCCGAGGCGCACCCCGCCGGGCGCGGCCCATGGACGTGCATCCGCGTGCACGACAACGGCATCGGCATCGCGCCGGAGAAGCTGGAGGCCGTCTTCCAGCCCTTCGTGCAGGCGGAGACCGGGCACACGCGCACGGCGGGGGGCACGGGGCTGGGCCTCACCATCAGCCGCGAGTTCGCGCGCCTGATGGGCGGCGACCTCTCCCTGCGCAGCGTTCCCGGGGAGGGCTCCTGCTTCACCCTCTGGCTCGCGACCCCCGCCGCGGCCGCGGAGCCGGAAGCGGTCGCCAGCGTCGCGCGGGTGGGAGAGCTGCTGCAGGGCGCGCTGGACTCGCTGATGGCCGGCTGCGTGGCCCGCATGCGCGCCGACCCCGCCATACCTGAGGCGCGCGAGCTGGCGCGGGTGGACCTGGAGGACCACACGGCCGCCTTCCTTGCCGCGCTGGCCCAGGCCCTGGTGATCCTCGACGAGGCGGGCGAGAGCGACGCCGAGAGCCACCTCCTCCGCGACGGCGCCGACTTCCGGCACATGGTCTCCGCGCGCCACGGAGCCCAGCGCGCGCGCCTCGGCTGGACGGAGCACGCCCTGCGCCGCGAGTACGAGATCCTTACCGAGGAGATCCGCGCCCTGGTCCGCCGCGGCGTCCCCCCCGAGGCCGCCCGCGCCACC